In Mercurialis annua linkage group LG5, ddMerAnnu1.2, whole genome shotgun sequence, a single genomic region encodes these proteins:
- the LOC126681940 gene encoding uncharacterized protein LOC126681940, producing MPPLFIKGFKFDHVWHTIKDFEKFKDNNNSTRQSPFSDNLEDHNIGGSSRPIGVKKAKLKRKMAEQFSTIVSIKEQNDKVIELLEKSGSDRQEQMKMQNEQFLFRKEKEENKILFIDLNTISNPRIRAITQAEQEKIIQKREQQQMSPQQDNFSQYFHDIGGSRGNLPDY from the exons ATGCCTCCGCTATTTATAAAAGGTTTCAAATTTGATCATGTGTGGCATACTAtaaaagattttgaaaaatttaaggataaCAACAATAGTACAAGACAA TCACCATTTTCTGATAATTTAGAAGATCATAATATTGGTGGTTCTTCACGGCCCATTGGAGTCAAAAAAGCTAAATTGAAGAGAAAAATGGCCGAGCAATTTTCTACTATTGTTAGCATTAAAGAACAAAATGATAAGGTTATAGAGTTGCTTGAAAAGTCCGGTTCGGATAGGCAAGAACAAATGAAAATGCAAAACGAGCAATTTCTCTTTcgaaaagagaaagaagaaaacaaaatattattcaTAGACTTGAATACTATTTCTAATCCGAGAATTCGGGCCATTACTCAAGCTGAGCAAgagaaaataattcaaaaaagagAGCAGCAACAAATGTCACCGCAACAAGATAATTTTAGCCAATATTTTCATGATATTGGTGGATCGAGGGGCAATTTACcagattattaa
- the LOC126681943 gene encoding uncharacterized protein LOC126681943: protein MNSISWNIRGLNDPLKQANVHKLLVNKKVMIAGLLETRMRVPNFDKVWKKMNLQDWSIINNYEHSEIWKIWVVYRNKVKVDLIFKSDKIIHCKIDVGEEEFYWTAIYGANDINKRKKLWQNLISISRIDGPWIIQGDFNAVMSEKDRCGGNSLNLHHLNEMADCMASIGLKEMRSIWSYYTWSNNQVDNNRIWRRIDRALTNVEWQDHYQNSYYGALPNGLSDHSPIYVVMDKAKNNRRSNFRYLNLWAQNPEHNRIIEEEWSKSYQGYTMFKSIKKLNTIKQRFIKLNKKCYTGISQRVITHREHLEKLQKDIQRDPLNSSLLEEERAMVSQLRSLLRSEESFYKQKSRIQWLIV, encoded by the coding sequence ATGAATTCAATTAGTTGGAATATCAGAGGGCTTAATGACCCTCTGAAGCAGGCAAACGTGCATAAGCTGCTTGTTAATAAGAAGGTGATGATTGCTGGTTTGTTAGAGACTAGGATGAGAGTCCCTAACTTTGACAAAGTTTGGAAAAAGATGAATTTACAAGATTGGAGTATTATCAATAATTATGAGCACTCTGAGATATGGAAAATCTGGGTGGTTTATAGGAATAAAGTTAAAGTTGATCTGATTTTTAAGTCTGATAAGATTATCCATTGTAAGATTGATGTTGGGGAGGAAGAGTTTTACTGGACTGCCATTTATGGTGCAAATGACATTAATAAGAGGAAAAAGCTTTGGCAGAATCTTATTTCTATTTCAAGGATAGATGGCCCTTGGATTATTCAGGGAGATTTTAATGCGGTTATGAGTGAAAAAGACAGATGCGGGGGGAATAGTTTGAACCTGCATCACTTGAATGAAATGGCTGACTGCATGGCAAGTATTGGGCTTAAAGAAATGAGGAGTATATGGAGTTATTATACTTGGAGTAATAATCAAGTAGATAACAACAGGATTTGGAGGAGAATTGATAGAGCTCTTACCAATGTTGAGTGGCAAGATCactatcaaaattcttattATGGAGCTTTACCCAATGGGCTATCTGACCATAGCCCTATCTATGTGGTTATGGATAAAGCTAAAAATAACAGAAGAAGTAACTTCAGATACCTAAACTTGTGGGCTCAAAATCCTGAGCATAACAGGATTATAGAAGAAGAGTGGAGTAAGAGCTACCAAGGTTATACCATGTTCAAAAGTATCAAGAAGTTAAATACTATCAAGCAAAGGTTCATTAAGCTGAATAAAAAGTGCTACACTGGTATCTCTCAAAGGGTTATAACTCATAGAGAGCACTTAGAGAAGCTGCAGAAAGACATTCAGCGGGATCCCCTCAATAGCTCTCTGTTAGAGGAAGAAAGAGCTATGGTTTCTCAATTAAGAAGCTTGCTTAGAAGTGAAGAGAGTTTCTACAAGCAAAAGTCCAGGATCCAATGGCTTATTGTTTAA
- the LOC126681941 gene encoding uncharacterized protein LOC126681941 — protein MAKKQGKRANIQTLKIVKGNESPKVNEEVQKVDKAEIEPNTAPRVIENEIAEAKASDAKEDADEDNSEEKSSTKEVRKWVDLVKTNRQKNPDCGLKYIPPVINNGVRVAKIQEDDILNEVDRWKYVVLGCVYGLNPRFYKLQSFIKNRWGKLGLINFHQIKSNLFAFVFESEEGKIQAMADGPITFDSHPLLLQEWKRKMTFEIEKGALVSVWVKFPLLPWEFWSDESLITIASTLGKPLFADRCTRDRSKLTYARVLIEMRLNEIFPDIIIIKDTDGEILNQAVDYEWKLVLCSEEIKPKENTQIQEEIKPKEITQAQNATPPKGISEDGFQLVTNRK, from the exons ATGGCGAAGAAGCAAGGGAAGAGAGCCAACATCCAAACTCTCAAGATTGTTAAAGGGAATGAAAGTCCAAAGGTTAACGAAGAAGTACAGAAGGTAGATAAAGCAGAAATAGAACCTAATACAGCTCCTAGGGTTATAGAAAATGAAATTGCAGAAGCTAAGGCTAGTGATGCTAAAGAAGATGCAGATGAAGATAACAGTGAAGAAAAATCGAGTACTAAAGAAGTGAGGAAATGGGTCGATCTTGTGAAAACAAATCGACAGAAAAACCCAGATTGTGGTCTGAAATATATTCCTCCGGTGATAAATAACGGAGTGAGAGTGGCAAAAATTCAGGAAGATGATATTCTTAATGAAGTGGATAGATGGAAGTATGTTGTTTTAGGGTGTGTGTATGGTTTAAATCCCAGATTCTACAAGTTGCAGAGCTTCATAAAAAATCGATGGGGGAAATTAGGGCTAATCAATTTTCATCAGATTAAATCAAATCTTTTTGCGTTTGTTTTTGAGTCAGAAGAGGGGAAGATCCAGGCTATGGCTGATGGGCCAATTACCTTCGATAGCCATCCTCTATTGCTTCAAGAGTGGAAGAGGAAGATGACTTTTGAAATTGAGAAAGGGGCTTTAGTTTCGGTTTGGGTCAAGTTTCCTTTGCTCCCTTGGGAATTTTGGAGTGATGAATCCTTGATTACTATAGCTAGTACCTTAGGAAAACCTTTATTTGCAGATAGATGCACAAGGGATAGATCAAAACTCACTTATGCTAGAGTCCTAATTGAAATGAGGTTGAATGAAATTTTTCCAGATATAATTATTATCAAAGATACAGATGGGGAGATCCTGAATCAAGCTGTGGATTATGAATGGAAACTAGTTCTATGCTCT GAGGAGATAAAGCCTAAGGAGAACACTCAAATTCAGGAGGAGATAAAGCCAAAGGAGATCACTCAAGCTCAGAATGCTACCCCTCCAAAAGGGATTAGTGAGGATGGTTTTCAGCTAGTCACTAACAGAAAATAG